One genomic region from Asterias amurensis chromosome 7, ASM3211899v1 encodes:
- the LOC139939502 gene encoding DENN domain-containing protein 5B-like isoform X2, translated as MGSTGQQTSRFVDYFVVCGLDPSAVLQPGQFSGENTHHVHPLLRGYKSAVLSHYPSSLEGNPFDKEGINMLCMPKGLTVRTQKQDREAKFHSFLMTREDGTRTYGAALTFFEQATSPKICAEMEDLQITFKADSKHRKMSNIESPSRSHVVLESLSPKMDRRGFSPKHRRSSSPAVSLQSPKPRRKTTPVHIPTQRKVVNFDPINDTIYVAKCICLIMQAPFIQPCRRLLEQFYNAIKSMAAPPLPLESYIYNILYEVPALPAGRSLSFNAITETIVCQRPANGELPLCDYSMKEFFELLGVEHVMELMTCAFLESQILLVSKDYHRLMLVAECLSALLFPFQWQHVYVPILPVSLMNFLDAPVPFVMGLHLDDGMDHTQLEILGNASLCFVDIDNNCIELPEDLPLFPNRQSFIRNLTGLLQRFNVSLKKTTPEKTPTRTPTRGDSNFDWSTLKTELTLIGGPGRNLNLESCIEADQDSSYFSSPSRGESPTTSLPSKTDILRNNEIVSKVAAIVQRTGVITSISEIEDRNSNTSPDGDMNPETWDPELRKHVEGLVLNSAVRELFLSKMVELLRHYETFVIQPASHSIESWFANREHMQNFDKAAFLSDQPEAYLPFLFPFVETQMFATFVDNKIISNWEDKVEALRIFDGRIDHFPASNPQTPTCEIQSLMSEAESNIRHRAVNIDYTSPVPHELTSKPADNNHKPGYFPRLQEEILLKEPYTPKSKHRNTAQWRRKDRQQQHSEHLQLAPQEREQYINQARKGTVQQPVLSSLDQKQTNWKFVEGLLKECKVKTKKMLVSKMGQEAVELGHGDVNRSGVEENTLIASLCDLLERIFSHGIQKKQGKSALWSHITGYRKMKEKRETFPEHSLSVVPHGSEARRRSSSAVEPVLVPFPTELPFDIRNVENMTQIKTDVGYARAFVRLALERKLLHKHLKLLLNDYELCKKRYKRYAFLRTEEEKEQFLYHLLSLNAVDYFCFTNSFISTVVPYRVLVVTTRKFQATTSANAWICVSGEINDSKMISIPKNSPDFVFQHSNLGILTTVRIGHDNSGLLPRWMVDYVLVRNEVTGHTYKFPCNRWIGRGVDDDSLERLLVGELLPPPSESEELSRGSRTPPRPSSPIPSRHARGQTPKLDQDRIQEMLTDAVNNIVKHFYKPEKERGRLTVLLCGERGLVQCMEIVLQYGFRSARLFRNNFFIWDFLEKVAKYLESIDQDDEGRLGSVQEKRARRTFCFTIQQINQGAAQAGKDGKFQLFVCIGIRDHMLHWWLPVLSETPVASSMYEDSSFLNCNSLLDFVVNLLMQLDEFSIMLESSITKGVEL; from the exons GTGAGAACACGCACCATGTTCATCCACTTCTCAGGGGTTATAAGTCGGCTGTTCTTTCCCACTATCCATCATCGTTGGAGGGGAACCCGTTTGATAAGGAGGGCATTAATATG CTATGCATGCCCAAAGGGCTCACAGTACGAACACAGAAACAGGACCGAGAAGCCAAGTTTCATTCCTTCCTGATGACGCGAGAGGACGGGACGAGGACGTACGGCGCTGCGCTGACGTTCTTCGAGCAGGCAACGTCACCCAAAATCTGTGCGGAAATGGAAGATTTACAG ATAACATTCAAAGCAGACAGCAAACATCGCAAAATGAGTAATATCGAATCTCCATCGCGCTCTCACGTCGTGCTGGAAAGTCTTTCTCCGAAGATGGACCGGCGTGGCTTCTCACCGAAGCACAGACGGTCCTCGAGTCCCGCTGTGTCGTTACAGTCTCCCAAGCCCAGGAGGAAAACGACACCGGTTCACATCCCGACACAGAGGAAAGTAGTCAACTTTGACCCCATCAATGACACCATATATGTGGCCAAATGTATATGCCTCATAATGCAG GCACCGTTCATCCAGCCTTGCCGTCGCCTCTTGGAGCAGTTCTACAACGCGATCAAGTCGATGGCCGCCCCTCCTCTCCCTCTAGAGTCCTACATCTACAACATCCTGTACGAGGTGCCTGCCCTCCCGGCAGGGCGGAGCCTGAGCTTCAATGCAATCACAGAGACGATCGTCTGCCAGAGGCCGGCGAACGGAGAGCTCCCTCTATGCGATTATTCCATGAAGGAGTTCTTTGAGCTCCTTGGAGTGGAGCACGTGATGGAGCTGATGACGTGTGCGTTTCTTGAGAGTCAGATACTCCTGGTGTCAAAAG ATTACCACCGTCTTATGCTTGTAGCAGAATGTCTGTCCGCTCTGCTCTTCCCCTTCCAGTGGCAACATGTCTACGTTCCTATTCTGCCAGTGAGTTTGATGAACTTTCTGGATGCTCCTGTGCCGTTCGTCATGGGGCTCCATTTAGACGATGGCATGGACCACACTCAACTGGAGATACTGGGAAAT GCCTCGTTGTGCTTTGTGGACATTGACAACAACTGCATTGAACTTCCAGAGGACCTTCCCCTGTTTCCAAACAGACAAAGTTTTATCCGTAATCTCACCGGACTTCTGCAACGTTTTAATGTGTCCCTGAAAAAAACTACACCCGAGAAAACACCCACAAGAACTCCAACGAGGGGTGACAGCAATTTTGATTGGTCGACCCTGAAGACAGAACTCACTCTCATTGGTGGACCCGGTCGGAATCTGAACTTGGAGAGTTGCATCGAAGCTGATCAGGATAGTTCTTATTTTAGCTCGCCGAGTCGAGGGGAATCACCAACGACGAGCTTGCCGAGCAAGACCGATATCTTACGCAACAACGAGATCGTCTCGAAAGTCGCCGCCATCGTTCAGAGAACTGGTGTGATCACTTCGATCAGTGAGATCGAGGATCGGAACTCAAACACTTCCCCCGATGGGGATATGAATCCAGAGACATGGGACCCGGAGTTACGGAAACATGTGGAGGGACTCGTGTTGAACTCGGCCGTCAGAGAACTCTTCTTGAGTAAGATGGTTGAATTACTCCGGCATTATGAGACCTTTGTGATCCAGCCGGCATCTCACAGCATCGAGTCTTGGTTTGCAAACAGGGAACATATGCAGAACTTTGATAAG GCTGCATTTCTGTCCGATCAACCAGAAGCATACCTCCCTTTCCTCTTCCCCTTCGTGGAGACGCAAATGTTTGCCACGTTCGTCGACAACAAGATAATCTCCAACTGGGAAGACAAAGTTGAGGCGCTGAGAATATTTGACGGTAGAATAGACCACTTTCCAGCCAGCAATCCCCAGACCCCAACATGTGAGATTCAGAGTCTCATGAGTGAAGCAG AATCCAACATACGTCACCGAGCAGTGAATATTGACTACACATCGCCTGTACCACATGAGCTGACCAGCAAGCCGGCTGACAATAACCATAAACCAGGTTACTTCCCGAGACTACAAGAAGAGATTCTACTCAAGGAGCCCTACACACCCAA GTCCAAGCACAGAAATACAGCCCAGTGGAGACGAAAGGACCGGCAACAACAGCACTCTGAGCACCTACAGCTGGCCCCGCAAGAGAGAGAA CAATACATTAATCAGGCCAGGAAGGGGACCGTCCAACAACCGGTTCTCTCCAGTCTGGACCAGAAACAAACCAACTGGAAGTTTGTCGAAGGCCTCCTCAAAGAGTGTAAAGTTAAG ACAAAGAAGATGTTGGTAAGTAAGATGGGTCAGGAGGCTGTTGAGCTTGGTCACGGTGACGTCAATCGGTCCGGGGTGGAGGAGAACACACTGATCGCTTCACTCTGTGATCTCCTGGAGAGAATCTTCAGCCATGGAATCCAGAAGAAACAG GGGAAATCAGCACTATGGTCTCACATAACAGGATACCGCAAGATGAAGGAGAAACGAGAAACCTTCCCCGAACACAGTCTTTCAGTTGTACCTCATGGGTCCGAAGCCAGACGGAGAAGTAGCTCCGCAGTGGAACCTGTCCTCGTCCCATTCCCCACCGAGCTTCCATTCGATATTAG gaaTGTGGAGAACATGACGCAGATTAAGACGGATGTCGGGTATGCTCGTGCCTTCGTTAGACTTGCCTTAGAGAGGAAACTCTTGCACAAACATCTCAAGTTGCTACTCAATGATTACGAACTCTGCAA GAAACGTTACAAGCGTTACGCCTTCCTCCGGACTGAGGAGGAGAAGGAACAGTTCCTATACCATCTTCTGTCTCTAAACGCTGTCGATTACTTCTGCTTCACCAACTCTTTCATCAGCACAG ttgtGCCTTAccgagtcctggtcgtgacaacTCGTAAGTTCCAAGCTACAACGTCGGCAAACGCTTGGATCTGTGTGTCTGGGGAGATCAACGACTCCAAGATGATCTCAATTCCTAAGAACTCTCCGGACTTTGTGTTTCAG CATAGCAATCTGGGTATCCTGACGACGGTACGCATTGGACATGACAACTCAGGCCTTCTACCTAGATGGATGGTGGACTATGTTCTAGTTCGCAATGAGGTCACTGGACACACATACAA GTTTCCCTGCAATCGGTGGATTGGACGAGGCGTTGATGATGACAGTCTGGAACGCCTTTTAGTGGGAGAGCTTCTCCCACCTCCATCAGAGTCCGAAGAGCTGTCCCGAGGGTCAAGGACCCCTCCCAGACCAAGCTCACCTATCCCATCGAGACACGCCAGGGGTCAGACACCAAAGCTAGATCAAGATCGCATACAGGAGATGCTGACCGATGCAGTCAATAATATTGTCAAGCATTTCTACAAACCTGAGAAGGAG AGAGGTCGACTGACAGTGCTTCTATGTGGAGAGAGAGGCCTAGTCCAATGCATGGAGATTGTACTACAATATGGCTTCAGATCTGCAAGGCTCTTCAGAAATAACTTCTTCATCTGGGACTTTCTAG AAAAAGTAGCCAAATACCTTGAGAGTATTGATCAAGATGACGAGGGACGTCTTGGATCAGTCCAAGAAAAGAGAGCAAGGCGGACCTTCTGCTTCACGATTCAACAGATCAATCAAGGAGCCGCCCAAGCCGGCAAAGATGGCAAATTCCAACTCTTTGTTTGCATCGGGATCAG GGATCACATGCTCCACTGGTGGCTACCAGTCCTCTCGGAGACTCCAGTGGCCTCATCAATGTACGAAGACTCCTCGTTCCTTAACTGCAACAGCCTCCTCGACTTTGTCGTCAACCTCCTCATGCAATTGGATGAATTCTCCATTATGTTGGAATCTTCCATTACGAAGGGGGTGGAATTATAG
- the LOC139939502 gene encoding DENN domain-containing protein 5B-like isoform X1 — translation MGSTGQQTSRFVDYFVVCGLDPSAVLQPGQFSGENTHHVHPLLRGYKSAVLSHYPSSLEGNPFDKEGINMLCMPKGLTVRTQKQDREAKFHSFLMTREDGTRTYGAALTFFEQATSPKICAEMEDLQITFKADSKHRKMSNIESPSRSHVVLESLSPKMDRRGFSPKHRRSSSPAVSLQSPKPRRKTTPVHIPTQRKVVNFDPINDTIYVAKCICLIMQAPFIQPCRRLLEQFYNAIKSMAAPPLPLESYIYNILYEVPALPAGRSLSFNAITETIVCQRPANGELPLCDYSMKEFFELLGVEHVMELMTCAFLESQILLVSKDYHRLMLVAECLSALLFPFQWQHVYVPILPVSLMNFLDAPVPFVMGLHLDDGMDHTQLEILGNASLCFVDIDNNCIELPEDLPLFPNRQSFIRNLTGLLQRFNVSLKKTTPEKTPTRTPTRGDSNFDWSTLKTELTLIGGPGRNLNLESCIEADQDSSYFSSPSRGESPTTSLPSKTDILRNNEIVSKVAAIVQRTGVITSISEIEDRNSNTSPDGDMNPETWDPELRKHVEGLVLNSAVRELFLSKMVELLRHYETFVIQPASHSIESWFANREHMQNFDKAAFLSDQPEAYLPFLFPFVETQMFATFVDNKIISNWEDKVEALRIFDGRIDHFPASNPQTPTCEIQSLMSEAESNIRHRAVNIDYTSPVPHELTSKPADNNHKPGYFPRLQEEILLKEPYTPKSKHRNTAQWRRKDRQQQHSEHLQLAPQEREQYINQARKGTVQQPVLSSLDQKQTNWKFVEGLLKECKVKVSSEIGCLSMSVCVDALLKELTLKTKKMLVSKMGQEAVELGHGDVNRSGVEENTLIASLCDLLERIFSHGIQKKQGKSALWSHITGYRKMKEKRETFPEHSLSVVPHGSEARRRSSSAVEPVLVPFPTELPFDIRNVENMTQIKTDVGYARAFVRLALERKLLHKHLKLLLNDYELCKKRYKRYAFLRTEEEKEQFLYHLLSLNAVDYFCFTNSFISTVVPYRVLVVTTRKFQATTSANAWICVSGEINDSKMISIPKNSPDFVFQHSNLGILTTVRIGHDNSGLLPRWMVDYVLVRNEVTGHTYKFPCNRWIGRGVDDDSLERLLVGELLPPPSESEELSRGSRTPPRPSSPIPSRHARGQTPKLDQDRIQEMLTDAVNNIVKHFYKPEKERGRLTVLLCGERGLVQCMEIVLQYGFRSARLFRNNFFIWDFLEKVAKYLESIDQDDEGRLGSVQEKRARRTFCFTIQQINQGAAQAGKDGKFQLFVCIGIRDHMLHWWLPVLSETPVASSMYEDSSFLNCNSLLDFVVNLLMQLDEFSIMLESSITKGVEL, via the exons GTGAGAACACGCACCATGTTCATCCACTTCTCAGGGGTTATAAGTCGGCTGTTCTTTCCCACTATCCATCATCGTTGGAGGGGAACCCGTTTGATAAGGAGGGCATTAATATG CTATGCATGCCCAAAGGGCTCACAGTACGAACACAGAAACAGGACCGAGAAGCCAAGTTTCATTCCTTCCTGATGACGCGAGAGGACGGGACGAGGACGTACGGCGCTGCGCTGACGTTCTTCGAGCAGGCAACGTCACCCAAAATCTGTGCGGAAATGGAAGATTTACAG ATAACATTCAAAGCAGACAGCAAACATCGCAAAATGAGTAATATCGAATCTCCATCGCGCTCTCACGTCGTGCTGGAAAGTCTTTCTCCGAAGATGGACCGGCGTGGCTTCTCACCGAAGCACAGACGGTCCTCGAGTCCCGCTGTGTCGTTACAGTCTCCCAAGCCCAGGAGGAAAACGACACCGGTTCACATCCCGACACAGAGGAAAGTAGTCAACTTTGACCCCATCAATGACACCATATATGTGGCCAAATGTATATGCCTCATAATGCAG GCACCGTTCATCCAGCCTTGCCGTCGCCTCTTGGAGCAGTTCTACAACGCGATCAAGTCGATGGCCGCCCCTCCTCTCCCTCTAGAGTCCTACATCTACAACATCCTGTACGAGGTGCCTGCCCTCCCGGCAGGGCGGAGCCTGAGCTTCAATGCAATCACAGAGACGATCGTCTGCCAGAGGCCGGCGAACGGAGAGCTCCCTCTATGCGATTATTCCATGAAGGAGTTCTTTGAGCTCCTTGGAGTGGAGCACGTGATGGAGCTGATGACGTGTGCGTTTCTTGAGAGTCAGATACTCCTGGTGTCAAAAG ATTACCACCGTCTTATGCTTGTAGCAGAATGTCTGTCCGCTCTGCTCTTCCCCTTCCAGTGGCAACATGTCTACGTTCCTATTCTGCCAGTGAGTTTGATGAACTTTCTGGATGCTCCTGTGCCGTTCGTCATGGGGCTCCATTTAGACGATGGCATGGACCACACTCAACTGGAGATACTGGGAAAT GCCTCGTTGTGCTTTGTGGACATTGACAACAACTGCATTGAACTTCCAGAGGACCTTCCCCTGTTTCCAAACAGACAAAGTTTTATCCGTAATCTCACCGGACTTCTGCAACGTTTTAATGTGTCCCTGAAAAAAACTACACCCGAGAAAACACCCACAAGAACTCCAACGAGGGGTGACAGCAATTTTGATTGGTCGACCCTGAAGACAGAACTCACTCTCATTGGTGGACCCGGTCGGAATCTGAACTTGGAGAGTTGCATCGAAGCTGATCAGGATAGTTCTTATTTTAGCTCGCCGAGTCGAGGGGAATCACCAACGACGAGCTTGCCGAGCAAGACCGATATCTTACGCAACAACGAGATCGTCTCGAAAGTCGCCGCCATCGTTCAGAGAACTGGTGTGATCACTTCGATCAGTGAGATCGAGGATCGGAACTCAAACACTTCCCCCGATGGGGATATGAATCCAGAGACATGGGACCCGGAGTTACGGAAACATGTGGAGGGACTCGTGTTGAACTCGGCCGTCAGAGAACTCTTCTTGAGTAAGATGGTTGAATTACTCCGGCATTATGAGACCTTTGTGATCCAGCCGGCATCTCACAGCATCGAGTCTTGGTTTGCAAACAGGGAACATATGCAGAACTTTGATAAG GCTGCATTTCTGTCCGATCAACCAGAAGCATACCTCCCTTTCCTCTTCCCCTTCGTGGAGACGCAAATGTTTGCCACGTTCGTCGACAACAAGATAATCTCCAACTGGGAAGACAAAGTTGAGGCGCTGAGAATATTTGACGGTAGAATAGACCACTTTCCAGCCAGCAATCCCCAGACCCCAACATGTGAGATTCAGAGTCTCATGAGTGAAGCAG AATCCAACATACGTCACCGAGCAGTGAATATTGACTACACATCGCCTGTACCACATGAGCTGACCAGCAAGCCGGCTGACAATAACCATAAACCAGGTTACTTCCCGAGACTACAAGAAGAGATTCTACTCAAGGAGCCCTACACACCCAA GTCCAAGCACAGAAATACAGCCCAGTGGAGACGAAAGGACCGGCAACAACAGCACTCTGAGCACCTACAGCTGGCCCCGCAAGAGAGAGAA CAATACATTAATCAGGCCAGGAAGGGGACCGTCCAACAACCGGTTCTCTCCAGTCTGGACCAGAAACAAACCAACTGGAAGTTTGTCGAAGGCCTCCTCAAAGAGTGTAAAGTTAAGGTCAGTTCAGAAATTGGGTGTCTGTCTATGTCTGTGTGTGTAGATGCCCTCCTCAAGGAGTTAACCCTGAAG ACAAAGAAGATGTTGGTAAGTAAGATGGGTCAGGAGGCTGTTGAGCTTGGTCACGGTGACGTCAATCGGTCCGGGGTGGAGGAGAACACACTGATCGCTTCACTCTGTGATCTCCTGGAGAGAATCTTCAGCCATGGAATCCAGAAGAAACAG GGGAAATCAGCACTATGGTCTCACATAACAGGATACCGCAAGATGAAGGAGAAACGAGAAACCTTCCCCGAACACAGTCTTTCAGTTGTACCTCATGGGTCCGAAGCCAGACGGAGAAGTAGCTCCGCAGTGGAACCTGTCCTCGTCCCATTCCCCACCGAGCTTCCATTCGATATTAG gaaTGTGGAGAACATGACGCAGATTAAGACGGATGTCGGGTATGCTCGTGCCTTCGTTAGACTTGCCTTAGAGAGGAAACTCTTGCACAAACATCTCAAGTTGCTACTCAATGATTACGAACTCTGCAA GAAACGTTACAAGCGTTACGCCTTCCTCCGGACTGAGGAGGAGAAGGAACAGTTCCTATACCATCTTCTGTCTCTAAACGCTGTCGATTACTTCTGCTTCACCAACTCTTTCATCAGCACAG ttgtGCCTTAccgagtcctggtcgtgacaacTCGTAAGTTCCAAGCTACAACGTCGGCAAACGCTTGGATCTGTGTGTCTGGGGAGATCAACGACTCCAAGATGATCTCAATTCCTAAGAACTCTCCGGACTTTGTGTTTCAG CATAGCAATCTGGGTATCCTGACGACGGTACGCATTGGACATGACAACTCAGGCCTTCTACCTAGATGGATGGTGGACTATGTTCTAGTTCGCAATGAGGTCACTGGACACACATACAA GTTTCCCTGCAATCGGTGGATTGGACGAGGCGTTGATGATGACAGTCTGGAACGCCTTTTAGTGGGAGAGCTTCTCCCACCTCCATCAGAGTCCGAAGAGCTGTCCCGAGGGTCAAGGACCCCTCCCAGACCAAGCTCACCTATCCCATCGAGACACGCCAGGGGTCAGACACCAAAGCTAGATCAAGATCGCATACAGGAGATGCTGACCGATGCAGTCAATAATATTGTCAAGCATTTCTACAAACCTGAGAAGGAG AGAGGTCGACTGACAGTGCTTCTATGTGGAGAGAGAGGCCTAGTCCAATGCATGGAGATTGTACTACAATATGGCTTCAGATCTGCAAGGCTCTTCAGAAATAACTTCTTCATCTGGGACTTTCTAG AAAAAGTAGCCAAATACCTTGAGAGTATTGATCAAGATGACGAGGGACGTCTTGGATCAGTCCAAGAAAAGAGAGCAAGGCGGACCTTCTGCTTCACGATTCAACAGATCAATCAAGGAGCCGCCCAAGCCGGCAAAGATGGCAAATTCCAACTCTTTGTTTGCATCGGGATCAG GGATCACATGCTCCACTGGTGGCTACCAGTCCTCTCGGAGACTCCAGTGGCCTCATCAATGTACGAAGACTCCTCGTTCCTTAACTGCAACAGCCTCCTCGACTTTGTCGTCAACCTCCTCATGCAATTGGATGAATTCTCCATTATGTTGGAATCTTCCATTACGAAGGGGGTGGAATTATAG